From Anticarsia gemmatalis isolate Benzon Research Colony breed Stoneville strain chromosome 16, ilAntGemm2 primary, whole genome shotgun sequence:
ACAATGCGTCCTactaaaaactttattacaGGAATCCAACAAAAAACAATTCCAATGAAGTGAACTCCCGTATGAAAGTTTCCCTGAATCCTAATTGTTTGCCCACATTAAAATTtctaagtttaattaaaagcgTTTGGATGAAAGCCTTTCATTTTGTCGAAAGAAATTTTATGACAAGGGTAAAGCTAGAAGTAGGTGCCTACTTCTGACTTCCGACCTTTACCTCTATAATATACTTACACGtgaataatatattcaatgttatAATGATGGTAGAATTTAGACTACGCCGTTGTATATACTCTTGGCCCATTTGTCGGCTACGGCTACCAGATTAATTGAAACCAGCCTACTGTGCAGAACTTTGTTTATGATGTCCAAGTGTACACCACTGTGTGGCACCACTACAGTCTCAACTTTCTAACTCCAGGCACACCCTAAGAAATTcctaacacaaaatatttttgacccAAGACCTCTGAgtggcagtcgcatacactaccgaatgcgccacagaagcagtcaatgaataaaaaaaagataaatataaaacttcacGCAACTATTTACctcatcataataaaaatcaaagctAGCTTAAGCACTGTACTAGTTCGTTTCTATTTACTCGATTTTATTCTAAACAGAAACTTATTTTCCTGTTGTATTATCTATCCGGGATGTTTGTATGCGACTGTTTACTCATAGACCATTGTTATTACAAGctgaatagtaaaataataatgctgCGTATTTGATGTGAACATATTTAATAGAGGCTATTGTTAATTGGATTCACACGTTATGGAGAACTGAGCTCGTTTGGTATTCATGTATCGTTGTTGGATGTTACCAAAAATACGATTAAAACTTGCAATGACTTTGTAAGATATCTAATATCTAGTCATTTTGAAAAGTACAACGGCTTGCGTGTCTATTTTTCCTACAGTAAGCTAAATTTACTCATAGATTACTTTCACAATGGTTGTGTCTAATtgattcttttattattttttaaacctatatTCTGATAATGAcatgtataaaaacatatagTACCTCCAAGACAAAAGAACCTAGACAATACGTTGAAATTTTTACGACAAACATTCGTACTACCTCAACCTAAATCATTGATCACTGAAGCAGAAACTATACTGATTTCAATTCGATAAAACcttacatttatatttctacACGGCTTGGCATTATTTCGTTCAAGAATGCGCTTCTTTAATTGAATTTCACACAAAACGGAAAAGTAGAAACTTGGCagaattttaaagtaggtacacAATAATAACTTGACCCGGAGCGAATggtaatttaattcaattgcTTTTTAGAgcttttgtgttatttaaaagGGATAAAAATGAGCAAGCTACATTCCGTATTTTGTAGAATAATGACGGAAGTATTTACACAAGCCGATTTAAATCTATGttcaatgcttttattttaaatgttgcgTGACTTTTCACCAGTTGCCGACGATAATGTGAAAAAGCgtattaaaagttatgatctAGGTTAATGTCGAAAAGTTCGGCTTAAACAGTGAATCAGAACAATAGATAAAAGAGAAAGGTAAAGTAATTGCAACTGATGTATAGGAGTTGAGAAAGTTCAACAAAAGGTTGATCTAAGATAGGAAAGAATAGTGGAGACTCCAGAGGACATTCTGAAAATTGCATCAAGCGAAGTGCATTTCGCAAAACATGCTGTTGAAGAATATTTACAACTGAACACCTCACAAACATTAATAATGTGGCTTTCTGGAAACGTTATCTtggtttcattttaattaagtcTGGAATATGATACTTTTACGCAGGTAAAGTCAATATATATAATAGGAAAGGTGCTGGCAGCCCATACGATTGTgagttcaataaattaattttaactgcTGCCGTGATGACAGAGACCAAGTGCCTGCGTGTTCATAACTGGAGCGCTTTGTTTttgaatgttataaaataacgaaCGAAATGTCATTGAAATTGCAATGCTCATATTTAATAGCTCAAAACCTGGTAAAATTGCGAATATTGTATAGTTTATCACGGATATATACAACAGAATATTGGATGAAGCGCAAATTAGGGGGCTGGGTTAGAAGATATGCATTCcttttgtataattttgctACTACTACAAAGGATTATAACCGTCGTAGTAAGTAGTCAAGAAAATTTTAGTAGTTGTCTCGAAACCAGCAAATGATATGTATACTGGAGACGTGTTATACATGCTTGAATACATTGCGATACAGTGCTCCTCGCAATGAATACCCTCCTCGGTCACGTCTATAAGTCTAATGATGTTATCTGTTTCCGCACTCCGCGGCGCTAATGTGCAAATGAACAATGATGTGGGGAATATTATGCCATCAGAATATGTATAACAATTTCGAAGCCACGTGGAATAAAACCTTTAATACTAAGCTTAGAACATTTCCCGGTTATTGGAAGCCAGGAGCAGGTCGACGTCTGCTGGCTGATTTCCAAACAAATTTGCTTAAAGCTAAATCGGAggtaaaaatagaaaacaagtCGTATAGTGCCAATAGTTAAAAAACTTCTACTTAGATTGTTATACGAGTATGTTCATACGATCAGACTATGAACAAAGATAGGAGGATAAAGTGTGCATTATAGGATCATAGCTTGGATGTTACCGGCTTAAAGAATTTTGAAattaggttgactactaactaTGCGATAAGAAGAAGGCCTTAGAAATGTAAAGAACTTTTTTAAGTATACTACGTTGCAACGGTGCTACTTGCGATAGTACGGATAACTCAGTAATTCTTCATCCAACATACAGAAAATACATCCTCATGAGATTACTAATCTCGAATGAGGAACAGCTTATGTGACATCAGATTTTCCGCaacaatagatattttataaccaAGAACATAGATGTCACGTAAACCCGAACGTTTGATCGAAATTCACCATTAAGAGTCATCCTTATCTCAGCTATCTCCATTCCTCTCTGCCACGATTCTCATATGTTTCTCTTTGATCTCGGCTGGAAATGGCCCCTTTCCACCTTTTGTTATCATATCACATTGTACATTTGTATCGTTACTCCTTTTGAATTCTTTAAATGTGTATGGTCCAACGGAGCGTGTCTTTGCTCATATTTTGATTAGAATATTCATATGAGGCCTTTGTACCTACAGAGTTTAgggttaaataatttaaatttcagaATATATATCGTTAGTTGTACCAAAAATAAACTGGGATTAGTGGTTTAACGACCGAATGCATAAATAACTCCCAATTTCAAGCAACtcttaagtataaaatttatcTTTGTCATATTGAAGTTGTCGACTGAAGACGATTTCGATATAACTCAGAATTGAACCACATTTCTACATTCAACTACCGAATTCGCACAACACATACTTATTTCTACCAGTAAGTTCTTAAAATGACCattaaatgtatgaaagttTATAAGGTTAAAGATAGTCACGGGCTAACAGACTTCAATAACAGCTCCTAGCAACAGTATGGATTAGCGCGACGCAGAGAATAATCGAGCCCCGAACCGTCGCCCTGTTGTCCACATAATCCATTTTCCCCGAGATAATCCAGTAAGCTCTGTCAAATATTGTGTCTACGTGTGCTTAACTAGACAGAGTTTtagttaaatagataaatatctcaaaaatatgGTAGTAAAGTAATACATGCACGTaaacatagaaataattatcacttataaTGTGCATGCTTTGTCCTTAATTCAGGAGATCCTGTCCCAGCAGTGGGTCAATAATCGGTTAAAATATAGGTAgaaataaaggtaaataaatggCTTCTGCTCACTCGCTGGTGTAAATTATACATCATTATAAATGCCGTGGTTCGAACCTATGTCTAAATTCAGCAttcataaaagtaaattatattctaataCGTCTTTGATCGTTCAAATATCATTTCTATATTCAGTTAGAACTACGAGTATAACGTGGAACTGTCTCAAGCGTACACACCGGGAGACAGAGTCGGATTCACCGAGGACTGTCCAACCGTGAAATTGCCGTATTCGACAAAACTTTCGCCTGACTCAATCCCATGCCTGAACTGATGCAATGATTAGATAGCTCCGAGATTCTAATCGTGCTTGAATCATTTTGATTACTACTGTCCAAACAGCACGGACTTCAGATGAAATATTTACGGATGATGACgataaaattgatataaaagtTATCGTGCGTTTTGCTGATGTCAATAGGTTTATAAACTCTGATATAAagctcataatattatattagagaAAGAGGAAAACTGATATGTGACGTAGcgaataattgatttaattaatttaattaacggTGACATAAGCTCTACTGAATCCGTAAGGTAATAACGCTTCGTAAATCGATAATATGATTTCCTGTGTGCACGGATACATGTACAAAGCTTGCAGACTATAGTAAGGTAAAATAGTAACTAACCGTAGATTGTGTCAGCCAGGTCGTAAGGCACTGAATACAAGGGACTCGAGTCAAGTACCGCTTCGTCTCAGTTACCCGAGACGAGAAGAAGGGTGGTTTTAGAAGGCAGAAACATGCATATTACAAAAAAGTATATGCAAATATGgtgtcggggaaaaagtcttttcgcgttatagtatgtatgaacttgtaataaaatctcattagcttcaagaatcacaaatgagtgcacggttcattaggtttctttcagtgagctcgtgaggtacccaaatatcaagcctttttgtgtagagaaaaaactttattacaagtaaatacatactataatgcgaaaagactttttccccgaccatATATTAATTGGATCTCTCTCTCGAAAAAACCGTTTTAAAGATGAGCTTGGTTGTGACGACAGTAGCAAGATTATGTATCAACCGgcacaaccggctaactatcgataaattttgtgcgccagtgaaactatttttgcagtacattttaaatgacaaactctcgaCAGAAACGTAGTACCGATTTATTGGAGTATGTGtgataaatatatgttatataagtacatacataagtgATGCTCCACATCTAAAGAGTTGTTTTCTATCTTGCAAGGAGGGCGTAGGAAATGATTAccataatatgattttaaagtGAGCAGTCGCGTACGTTGCCGTCGACGTTGTATAATCATTTTTCGCATGTAACTTTGCCGGGCtgagtatatattatgtatgtattcaacATTATCACGAAGGATATTTTCCGTACTCATTTAAGAatgtaaaacttaaataaacttaaaaatatttatatatttatatcacatttttgatattgttggataaatatgataatgtacttaatattaatacttacttCAAATTGATCTATTTAATCTTTTTGGTCCTACTACACGGCATTGTAGCAATCCTGTTTTAGGAATACAGGTGTGTCAATAAAAAcgcaacttaaaaaaatatctagtacACAGAAACATTTATTGCATTAAAAATGTTGTGgagtaaaacatttatttacaaagtagaaatatataaaacgtTTGAATAGTAAGATCTCAAACGCCTGattcagttttatttcaatttccaaAATCAGTGTGGGATTAAAAACTCTTTCCGATATTTCGCTAGGTCTTTGAAACTAGGTTAATAGAGCACACTCCGTTTCGCTCACTGTAGCTTGCGAGGTGTAGTTGCACGGGGTGTTTAATGTTACTCGAACTATATGGGCAGACAGTGCTATGTGCTATAGACATTCCTGTACTATAACTTTAACTTTGTAACTTTCACGTTACATGATTCTCTCAATTTCCCTCTCTACCTTCCTTCCCTAAGGTATGATAATTTTAGCGTCAGTGcaacttgaaaaaatattaatatgcttGATagcgtaaaaaatgtttttatattttgtttaaataatatttgataaaaatattatttaaactttttagcTATTTTAgctttttctatttaatattagtaaGCTGAAAGGCTGAATATAATCAACAGTGCGTATTGCAATGCTGTAAAATAAGTATACGTTTAAGGTTTTCATTTGAAAGTAcacgaaaaatatattcataacaaataattcaatttttaGACAACTACCTATGTTgtatatcaatttattaatgcatcacataactatttaaataatactaaaggATTCTAATCATAACTTAATACAAACgtataacaaacattataaattattcagaCATTCCTTTCAATAATAATCCATTATCTATTACATACGTCGACCCCGTTATACTTTTCGCAGTATCGCTCGCCAAAAACAAGACAATATCAGCAATTTCTTCCGGATCGGCAACTTTACCGAGTgcagttgttttatttattttatccaaaaGTTTATCTCGTTCTTCTTCATCTAAAGTCGCACGTTCTATAAAATTAGTCCGCACAGGCCCTGGATTAACACAATTCACTCGAACTCCTTTCGCCGCAAGTTCTAATGCAACACACCTTGAGAAATGGTCCAAGCCCGCTTTCGATGAGCAATACGAAAAGTTTTCAGAAAAAAAGATTCCTGTTGAACCGGCACTTGAGATATTGATTATATTTCCTTTGGTTTGGATGAGATGCGGCGCCGCTAGATGTGTTAGCTGAACTACGGACCGAAGATTCGTTCTGAAGATATGATCAAACTTTTCCATGGCGAACGGGTCCAGGATACTAACGAGGTCGAACATGCCCGCATTGTTCACTAACACGTCAATTCTTCCAAAACGTTGCACAGTATCACTTACAATTTTACGAGCGTCTTTGGTCACATCGGCAATTATAACTAAAGTCTCACTTCCGTTCCGTTCACACGTTTCTGATACAATTTTGAGCCTTTCCTCGTTCCGTGCGACTATTGCTACTTTGGCACGTTGTGTTGACATTTTTATCGCTATTGCTGCTCCTATGCCTGTACTACCACCGGTCACTAGTACAACCTTATTTTCAAAACTCATTTTATCTTGACCACGAGTCCACACAGTtctcaaataaatatagttaactGGTAAGCAGTTTTGATCACTGTATTTATAAAGAATTTCGAcacgtttttttacattattttaattcccAGGTAATAACGCATAGATAATGCTTTGCTAATTACATAGATATGACGCACTGATGattacattatttcaaaacaCTTGAAATTAGTGTAACTAATAGATCATTATACGATTAAACATTGTATTGACGTCAACGACtgtgagaaaaataaaatgttttggtaGATGCGTTACTTTATAATGGAGTTGTGATAGTGTGCGGATAATATATGTAGCTACTGGCAATGCTTGATTAGGTATGTAGGTATTGTATTGGTTTAGTGTAGATTATCTAAAAACATTGTtgttaatcaaataatttctttgttttattctaCTGTATAATCAATATCTTATCTTATGATAGATACTAGATAGAAAAGAATCAAACGACAGAGCGTGTAAAAGCAATTAAAGTCGCATGTGTTTTCCTTTCAACAATAGCCTTATCCTATAAAGCACTCGTATAAAGTTATAGATTAATAAAATGCATCATCTAAGTACCtttctaaatctatacttaatattataaagctgaagagtttgtttgtttgtttgaacgcgctaatctcaggaactactggtccgatttgaaaaattctttcactgttagatagcccatttatcgaggaaggctataggctatatatcatcacgctacggccattaggagcggagtagaaacgaaaaatgttacaaaaacggggaaaatgatgacccattctctcttatgtgacgcaagcgaagttgcgcgggtcagctagtcaagaATATTTGTTAAACATCAGCATTTCATGTTTTGATTTAGGTCAAGATTGCTGACTTTGCTGAGCCTACTGTCAACGTTCTTTAGTGATTAACCTAATAATCCCAATAATAATAGACAATCAATCTTTAttaacgaatattttttatctagattatctcttaaaaacattttagaatTCTGTAAACAGTAGAATATACATTGCGATTCCGTACATGATAGTATATTCAACACAgaagtaatattttgtgttgatATATTATATGACTCTAGTAAAAATGTCGAGCTCGAGTtatttatgaaagaaatatattttgaaatattacaaCTAGATAAGTACTGAAGAGTGTCACGGAAGacactgtttatttattagatactaGTTGACCTGGATGAGTTCCTGGATAGATGGCCAGACGCTAAATTCTACCAaggggactggaaactcaggggagagtccttactcagcagtgggacataaaaaataggctaaattaaaaaaaaaactagttaacCGCGCAGCTCTATTGCTTTTTGCCGtgttttcaattcaattttacaACAACAACAAGTGAAATAAAGTTcaagccgttcttgagttttggCCTGAATTCTGATCGAAAATTAGACCCACAGCTACCAGGACATCATGACTACTTGTCGTTGTTGTCTCCATGTTCTATTCTTCCACCTGGTACAAACGCAGTTGACAAGAATAAAACGTATCCTATACCCTTCTCCTGGTTTGCCAAATCGGTTAAGCCGTCCTTGAGTTATAAATAGTGTAACTAACgtgactttcttttatataaatatatacatagatacCTATTTACCTACTGATATCGGTACCTCCGCAGTTGGGcccaaacaaacaataaatattccaATAATGTATTAGAAACATCAATGCCGTAGAGATGAAGACGCGTACATTTATATGTGTACAGAACATGATGAACACAATCCAAATACGGAGATACAGCCACATTTCTGTTTGTTCACTATTCCTTTGATCACAGAGTAATTTCTTGATCTCAGCCCGACTGTTTAGTCGAAGTTTGCGAAATTGAATTAGTGTTGTTAAGCTGAACAGTATTCTGCAATTCACTTGTAATAGTAAACTTGCCCATTGCAAACGGAGGGCCAAAAACTTTTCTAATAACTCCAAGGCTTGGTTCTTCGTCAAATTATGTTCTGTAACTACTAACTATTGGGGTGATATTCTGCTAGTATAA
This genomic window contains:
- the LOC142979277 gene encoding 3-oxoacyl-[acyl-carrier-protein] reductase FabG-like is translated as MSFENKVVLVTGGSTGIGAAIAIKMSTQRAKVAIVARNEERLKIVSETCERNGSETLVIIADVTKDARKIVSDTVQRFGRIDVLVNNAGMFDLVSILDPFAMEKFDHIFRTNLRSVVQLTHLAAPHLIQTKGNIINISSAGSTGIFFSENFSYCSSKAGLDHFSRCVALELAAKGVRVNCVNPGPVRTNFIERATLDEEERDKLLDKINKTTALGKVADPEEIADIVLFLASDTAKSITGSTYVIDNGLLLKGMSE